One Candidatus Binatia bacterium DNA window includes the following coding sequences:
- a CDS encoding P-II family nitrogen regulator, which produces MKKVEAIIKPFKLDEVKEALSAVGSTGLTVSEVKGFGRQKGHTELYRGAEYVVDFLPKVKLEIIVSDDNVGQVVETIEKAAKTGRIGDGKIFVLPVDEVVRIRTGERGDEAL; this is translated from the coding sequence ATGAAAAAAGTTGAAGCCATCATCAAGCCGTTCAAGCTCGACGAAGTGAAGGAAGCCTTGAGCGCGGTCGGCTCTACCGGCCTGACCGTCTCTGAGGTGAAGGGCTTCGGTCGCCAGAAGGGCCACACGGAGCTCTACCGAGGCGCCGAGTACGTCGTCGACTTCCTGCCGAAGGTGAAGCTCGAGATCATCGTTTCGGACGACAACGTGGGGCAGGTCGTCGAAACGATCGAGAAGGCCGCCAAGACCGGCCGGATCGGTGACGGCAAGATCTTCGTTCTGCCCGTCGACGAAGTGGTGCGCATCCGCACGGGCGAGCGCGGCGACGAGGCGCTCTGA
- a CDS encoding pectin acetylesterase-family hydrolase, whose product MSLLFSLIARRSAHMVLLLVFAVLVVGCGDGSTSAGSGNTPNGGGDSLSPRRAVDELRETGFAEYLGTQEPSRVVEDGAWTHYFFDAAEEGAICLVGDEFQVSVREGASDEALLYLQGGGACWDYATCHAANTALKTANGPAQTGIIDTSDSRNPFADFDIVYVPYCDGSVFTGDATVDYDGIRTYHHGFRNLSVAVDALTNNFPNPSRVVIAGSSAGGYGTYAGYGAVRVALPETPILVYNDSGPGVQNIGASEDIQNRVKNWNFTRLVPESCTKCDTQYSFLTEWAFERDPTLRTALYSYQEDSVISFFIDLSGPKYRDLILSVSGELAASWPGRFERFFPKGTTHTVLLGSEFYTQTVNGVSLLEWTRDFLDGSSSWESVVE is encoded by the coding sequence ATGTCGCTTCTATTCTCGCTCATCGCGCGCCGCTCGGCGCACATGGTCCTGCTCCTCGTGTTCGCCGTGTTAGTCGTCGGCTGCGGCGATGGCTCGACTTCGGCCGGAAGCGGAAACACGCCGAACGGAGGCGGCGACTCGCTCAGCCCCCGCCGCGCGGTCGACGAGCTCCGCGAGACCGGGTTCGCAGAGTACCTCGGCACGCAGGAGCCGAGCCGCGTGGTCGAGGACGGGGCGTGGACGCACTACTTCTTCGACGCAGCCGAAGAGGGCGCGATCTGCCTCGTCGGCGACGAGTTCCAGGTGAGCGTCCGCGAGGGAGCCTCCGACGAAGCCCTCCTCTATCTCCAAGGCGGCGGCGCCTGCTGGGACTACGCCACGTGCCATGCCGCGAATACTGCACTCAAGACCGCCAACGGCCCGGCTCAAACTGGCATCATCGACACCAGCGACTCGCGCAACCCATTTGCCGACTTCGACATCGTGTACGTCCCGTACTGCGACGGCTCGGTGTTCACCGGAGACGCGACCGTGGACTACGACGGCATCCGCACCTACCACCATGGCTTCAGAAACCTGTCGGTCGCGGTGGATGCACTCACGAACAACTTCCCGAACCCGTCGCGCGTCGTCATCGCCGGAAGCAGCGCCGGCGGCTACGGAACCTATGCGGGCTACGGAGCGGTCCGCGTGGCACTGCCCGAGACTCCGATTCTCGTCTACAACGACTCGGGTCCCGGCGTGCAGAACATCGGCGCCTCCGAAGACATTCAGAACCGCGTCAAGAACTGGAACTTCACCCGCCTCGTCCCGGAGAGCTGCACCAAGTGCGACACGCAGTACAGCTTCCTCACGGAATGGGCGTTCGAGCGAGATCCGACACTCCGCACCGCGCTCTACTCGTACCAGGAAGACAGCGTCATCAGCTTCTTCATCGATCTGAGCGGCCCAAAATACCGGGACTTGATCCTGTCGGTGAGCGGCGAGCTCGCGGCGAGTTGGCCGGGCCGTTTCGAGCGGTTCTTCCCCAAGGGCACGACGCACACGGTGCTCCTCGGCTCGGAGTTCTACACCCAGACCGTGAACGGTGTCTCACTCCTCGAATGGACGCGCGACTTCCTCGACGGCTCCTCGTCGTGGGAGAGCGTAGTCGAGTAG
- the plsY gene encoding glycerol-3-phosphate 1-O-acyltransferase PlsY codes for MTWELVAVGVAAYLLGSIPSGYLLGLLYRVDVREEGSGNIGATNVARSVGAYAGAVTLGIDAVKGAVPVLLVAGLESLAGGGPAHVLRARVVAAIFAALGHVFSVFLRFRGGKGVATTLGALLALAPTVALGSVAVFAAVLGATRIVSVASIAAALAAPLCAVALGEPGLVIAAAAGLSVLIVARHGENLARLRAGAEPRLGSGQKN; via the coding sequence ATGACCTGGGAGCTCGTAGCAGTCGGCGTCGCTGCCTATCTGCTCGGGTCGATCCCTAGCGGGTACCTTCTGGGCCTGCTGTACCGCGTCGACGTCCGCGAAGAGGGGAGCGGGAACATCGGCGCAACCAACGTCGCGCGATCGGTGGGTGCCTACGCCGGTGCGGTGACCCTGGGAATCGATGCAGTGAAGGGCGCGGTTCCCGTACTCCTGGTGGCGGGACTCGAGTCCCTCGCCGGCGGGGGACCCGCCCATGTACTGCGAGCGCGGGTCGTCGCCGCGATCTTTGCCGCACTGGGCCATGTGTTCTCAGTCTTTCTTCGATTTCGGGGAGGAAAGGGTGTCGCCACCACGCTCGGCGCCCTCCTGGCGCTGGCCCCGACGGTCGCCCTGGGTTCGGTCGCCGTCTTCGCAGCGGTCCTGGGCGCGACCAGAATCGTGTCCGTGGCGTCGATCGCGGCTGCCCTGGCGGCCCCGCTCTGCGCCGTTGCCCTGGGAGAACCGGGCCTCGTGATCGCGGCGGCCGCCGGGCTGAGCGTGCTCATCGTGGCCCGCCACGGCGAGAATCTGGCTCGGCTCCGGGCCGGGGCCGAGCCACGCCTGGGCTCCGGGCAAAAAAATTGA
- a CDS encoding NAD(P)H-quinone oxidoreductase — protein MKAIIMNQPGAAEVLEWGDAPDPKPGPEDVRIRVAATAVNRADLNQRMGFYPPPPGAPDILGLECSGEIVEKGSAVPGDFEVGDRVMALLAGGGYAEQVVVHHGSVMPVPAGLDLVQAAGLPEVYLTVFLNVFQLARFPEGGTLLVHGGGSGIGTAAMQLVREAGGRCFVTVGSDEKCARCVELGAAAAINYKTEAFGERIHELTGGAGVDVVLDPIGGSYLEPNVASLAVGGRLVIIGITGGGQGNLDIVSLLLRRLEIMGSTLRARPVEEKAAIVRGFRERFGAAVEAGRLAPVVDQILPMENAAGAHRVLEASTHVGKVLLRV, from the coding sequence ATGAAGGCGATCATCATGAACCAGCCCGGTGCCGCGGAGGTGCTCGAATGGGGCGACGCGCCCGACCCGAAGCCGGGGCCCGAGGACGTTCGGATCCGCGTCGCGGCGACCGCCGTGAATCGTGCGGATCTGAATCAGCGGATGGGTTTCTACCCGCCGCCACCGGGTGCGCCGGACATTCTCGGTCTCGAGTGCTCGGGAGAGATCGTCGAGAAGGGCTCCGCGGTTCCGGGTGACTTCGAAGTTGGCGACCGGGTCATGGCTCTGCTCGCGGGTGGTGGATACGCCGAGCAGGTCGTCGTGCACCACGGCTCCGTGATGCCGGTGCCCGCCGGACTCGATCTCGTGCAGGCGGCGGGTCTTCCGGAGGTCTACCTCACGGTCTTCCTCAACGTGTTCCAACTCGCCCGCTTTCCGGAAGGTGGGACCCTCCTCGTGCACGGCGGTGGCAGCGGTATCGGCACGGCGGCGATGCAGCTCGTGCGTGAGGCCGGGGGTCGTTGCTTCGTCACCGTCGGGAGTGACGAGAAGTGTGCTCGATGTGTGGAACTCGGCGCGGCGGCCGCGATCAATTACAAGACCGAGGCGTTCGGCGAGCGAATCCACGAGCTCACGGGTGGAGCCGGAGTGGACGTCGTGCTCGATCCTATCGGCGGCTCGTACCTCGAACCGAACGTCGCATCGCTCGCCGTGGGGGGACGGCTCGTGATCATTGGGATCACGGGCGGTGGACAGGGGAACCTCGACATCGTGTCACTCCTACTGCGTCGTCTTGAGATCATGGGATCGACCCTCCGCGCGCGCCCCGTAGAAGAGAAGGCAGCGATCGTTCGCGGGTTTCGCGAGCGCTTCGGTGCGGCCGTGGAGGCAGGACGGTTGGCACCGGTCGTTGATCAAATCCTGCCGATGGAGAACGCCGCCGGGGCCCACCGGGTTCTCGAGGCGAGCACGCACGTCGGCAAGGTTCTCCTTCGGGTGTGA
- a CDS encoding acyl-CoA dehydrogenase family protein, producing the protein MAASEPLMDTLPGQIEPELPSEEHRMLQDLTRDFTAGEVEPQAGNHDREGSLNVALMRRAGELGLLGMTIPSEDGGGGLDATAAVIVHHELSKSDPGFTLALLAHAILFVNNFYHSANADQRARFLPGVLSAKQIGAMGMTEPSAGTDVLGMKTTAERRGDDYVLQGRKTFITNAPDADYFLVYAKVQDRITAFVVEKDRPGFSVGPSIDKMGMRGSPMAELIFEECAVPADNLLGAEGGGMTHMMRNLEIERICLAAMSVGIADRCLAIMARYSVDREAFGKPIAEFGQIQRYVADSYAKAEAARTLVYRVARDVGEGKRNRIGTDAAKLFAAPVGKEIADNAMQVLGGWGYCTEFTVERLLRDAKLLEIGGGTLESHQKNLTRDLTRSLADR; encoded by the coding sequence ATGGCCGCTTCCGAACCCCTCATGGACACCCTTCCCGGACAGATCGAACCCGAACTCCCCAGCGAAGAGCACCGGATGCTCCAGGACCTCACCCGCGACTTCACTGCCGGCGAAGTCGAGCCGCAGGCTGGCAACCATGACCGGGAGGGCAGCCTGAACGTCGCGCTCATGCGACGCGCGGGCGAGCTCGGACTGCTCGGCATGACCATCCCGTCCGAGGACGGCGGCGGCGGTCTCGATGCGACCGCCGCGGTGATCGTCCATCACGAGCTCTCGAAGAGCGACCCCGGATTCACCCTCGCACTCCTCGCACACGCGATCCTGTTCGTGAACAATTTCTATCACTCGGCGAACGCCGACCAACGGGCCCGCTTCCTTCCAGGCGTTCTTTCCGCGAAACAGATTGGCGCGATGGGTATGACTGAGCCCAGCGCCGGCACCGACGTCCTCGGCATGAAGACCACCGCGGAGCGCCGCGGCGACGACTACGTGCTGCAGGGCCGTAAAACATTCATCACGAACGCTCCCGATGCGGACTACTTTCTCGTGTACGCGAAGGTCCAAGATCGCATCACAGCGTTCGTCGTCGAAAAAGATCGACCCGGTTTCTCCGTCGGCCCGTCGATCGACAAGATGGGCATGCGCGGATCCCCGATGGCGGAACTGATCTTCGAAGAGTGCGCCGTGCCGGCCGACAACCTTCTCGGCGCCGAGGGCGGCGGCATGACGCACATGATGCGAAACCTCGAGATCGAGCGCATCTGTCTCGCCGCGATGAGCGTCGGAATCGCCGACCGGTGTCTCGCAATCATGGCCCGCTACAGCGTCGACCGGGAGGCGTTCGGGAAGCCGATCGCGGAGTTCGGACAGATTCAGCGCTACGTCGCCGATTCCTACGCCAAGGCTGAGGCCGCGCGCACGTTGGTGTACCGCGTCGCGCGCGACGTCGGGGAGGGCAAGCGGAACCGGATCGGCACGGACGCAGCAAAGCTCTTCGCAGCGCCGGTCGGCAAGGAGATCGCGGACAACGCGATGCAGGTCCTCGGCGGTTGGGGCTACTGCACGGAGTTCACAGTCGAGCGGCTCCTGCGGGACGCGAAGCTGCTCGAGATCGGCGGCGGCACCCTGGAGTCACACCAGAAGAACCTCACGCGCGACTTGACACGATCGCTGGCCGACAGATGA
- a CDS encoding AMP-binding protein, whose translation MSENALSAALRNAAARGDAWARIREGDRTTTVATLDCAASDVATELLRSGVTQRARVGLVVENTSAHIAALFGIWRAGAVAVPLNPRLLDAEADALLAHVGATARLEVDAGTGAPNIQSAPGADEGEDSDDEPDAVVAYTSGTTGRPKGVRLTHVNMLAAAMAVARTRRDGPESVAVVASPLCHNPVFVSHYLARLLTGGTLVLGGFEPARVARVIREQGVTDLPLVPAMIEPLLASGVSAASSLAKVTVGSAVTPMHVKEALAERFPNAEILEAYGQTESTDGLTMTTGREALIRAGTVGRAHASFEIGVRRPDGAASDVGGSGEVVARGPMVMRGYWNDSAQTEAALRDGWLHTGDLGRIDADGFLYITGRLKEIVITGGENVSPEEVEVVLSRHPDVRGAVVFGTPHERWGEQVTVAVISDVDIALDDLREFARPHLAGFKLPRALVRVREFPRTSAGKVRRGELRDRYAPG comes from the coding sequence ATGTCCGAGAACGCGCTTTCCGCTGCACTCCGAAACGCCGCTGCGCGCGGCGACGCCTGGGCTCGGATCCGCGAGGGGGACCGGACCACGACAGTGGCGACCCTCGACTGTGCGGCGAGCGACGTCGCGACGGAGCTGCTGCGCAGCGGAGTGACACAACGCGCTCGCGTGGGCTTGGTGGTCGAGAACACGTCGGCGCACATCGCTGCCCTCTTCGGGATCTGGCGCGCCGGCGCGGTCGCGGTTCCGTTGAATCCCCGTTTGCTCGACGCCGAGGCCGACGCGCTTCTCGCTCATGTGGGCGCCACCGCGCGGCTCGAGGTCGACGCAGGCACGGGGGCCCCGAACATTCAATCGGCTCCCGGTGCGGACGAGGGCGAAGACTCGGACGATGAGCCGGACGCGGTCGTCGCGTACACGTCCGGCACGACGGGCCGTCCGAAGGGCGTGCGGCTCACGCACGTGAACATGCTCGCTGCGGCGATGGCCGTGGCGCGCACGCGACGCGACGGACCGGAGTCCGTCGCCGTGGTTGCGAGCCCGCTCTGTCACAATCCGGTCTTCGTTTCGCACTATCTCGCGCGTCTCCTCACGGGCGGCACGCTCGTGCTCGGTGGATTCGAACCAGCGCGCGTGGCGCGCGTCATCCGCGAGCAGGGGGTGACGGACCTGCCGCTCGTGCCCGCGATGATCGAACCGCTTCTTGCGTCGGGCGTCTCCGCCGCATCGAGTCTGGCGAAGGTGACGGTCGGCAGTGCGGTGACGCCCATGCATGTGAAGGAAGCTCTGGCGGAGCGATTCCCGAATGCGGAGATCCTCGAAGCGTACGGCCAGACCGAGAGCACCGACGGGCTCACGATGACGACCGGGCGAGAGGCCTTGATCCGCGCAGGGACCGTCGGTCGGGCGCATGCGTCGTTCGAGATCGGAGTCCGGAGGCCGGATGGAGCGGCGAGTGACGTCGGCGGGTCCGGTGAGGTCGTAGCTAGAGGGCCGATGGTCATGCGCGGGTACTGGAACGATTCTGCTCAGACGGAGGCGGCGCTCCGCGACGGCTGGCTCCACACCGGAGACCTCGGTCGGATCGACGCCGACGGGTTCTTGTACATTACCGGTCGCCTGAAGGAGATCGTCATCACCGGCGGCGAGAACGTCAGTCCCGAGGAGGTCGAGGTCGTGCTCTCACGGCATCCCGACGTTCGGGGCGCGGTCGTGTTCGGGACCCCTCACGAGCGATGGGGCGAGCAGGTGACGGTCGCGGTGATTTCCGATGTGGACATCGCTCTCGACGACCTGCGCGAATTCGCTCGCCCGCACCTCGCAGGTTTCAAGCTTCCGCGCGCTCTCGTCCGCGTCCGTGAATTTCCCCGGACGAGTGCGGGGAAGGTTCGGCGCGGCGAGTTGCGGGACCGCTACGCGCCGGGCTGA
- a CDS encoding CoA transferase, with the protein MNAQPLSGLRVLELGQVYNGPYCGLLLAAQGADVIKIEPPGGEILRRHDISPPGGSYSFLMLNVDKRGMTLDLKSERGREIFLQLVQKADVVVENFREDVLRDLRLTWDVLESHNPRLILASGRGYRSGSPYAGLAAMDFTIQAVSGHMAMTGFPDQPPVKAGATLADMLGASHLFGAILLALRDRDQTGRGRPVEVAMLDATFPALMSYASPYLQTGTDPGRVGNRHAVPGSAPYAAFEASDGWLTIMCVTDAQWAKFCEICGDEALSGNESFRQAPARGANRDWIEERVGAWTRNKHRAELLDLLESGGIPCAPVRSLAEAVDDPYNVEQGVLRPVDVEERGTVQALGSPIQLRDPADRDHPDGSPPRPAPKLGEHNREVLAELLDLGPAAIDALERDGIV; encoded by the coding sequence GTGAACGCACAACCCCTCTCCGGCCTTCGGGTGCTCGAACTCGGCCAGGTCTACAACGGGCCTTACTGCGGCCTGCTGCTGGCCGCACAAGGCGCCGATGTCATCAAGATCGAGCCGCCCGGCGGCGAGATTCTGCGGCGCCATGACATTTCCCCACCCGGCGGCAGCTACTCGTTCCTCATGCTGAACGTCGACAAGCGCGGCATGACGCTCGACCTCAAGAGCGAACGAGGACGCGAGATCTTCCTGCAACTCGTGCAGAAGGCCGACGTCGTCGTGGAGAACTTCCGGGAGGATGTGCTGCGGGATCTCCGCCTCACCTGGGACGTGCTCGAATCGCACAACCCACGCCTGATCCTCGCATCGGGCCGGGGCTACCGCAGCGGCAGCCCATACGCGGGCCTCGCAGCGATGGACTTCACCATCCAAGCCGTCTCGGGCCACATGGCCATGACCGGCTTTCCCGACCAGCCTCCAGTGAAAGCAGGCGCGACCCTCGCCGACATGCTCGGTGCCTCCCATCTTTTCGGGGCGATCCTGCTGGCGCTTCGAGACCGCGACCAGACCGGACGCGGGCGACCCGTCGAGGTGGCGATGCTCGACGCGACGTTCCCCGCGCTCATGTCGTACGCGTCGCCGTACCTGCAGACCGGCACCGATCCGGGACGCGTTGGGAACCGCCACGCCGTGCCGGGTTCGGCACCCTACGCCGCCTTCGAGGCGTCCGACGGCTGGCTCACGATCATGTGCGTCACCGACGCACAGTGGGCGAAATTCTGCGAGATCTGCGGAGATGAGGCGCTGTCGGGCAATGAGTCCTTTCGCCAAGCACCCGCCCGAGGCGCGAACCGCGATTGGATCGAAGAGCGCGTGGGCGCCTGGACGCGGAACAAACACCGCGCCGAGCTTCTGGATCTGCTCGAGAGCGGTGGAATCCCGTGTGCCCCGGTTCGGTCTCTCGCAGAAGCCGTGGACGATCCCTACAACGTCGAGCAGGGCGTGCTGCGGCCGGTCGACGTCGAGGAGCGCGGCACCGTGCAGGCACTCGGCAGTCCGATCCAGCTCCGCGACCCCGCCGACCGAGACCATCCCGACGGGAGTCCTCCCAGGCCGGCGCCGAAGCTCGGCGAGCACAACCGCGAGGTCCTCGCCGAGCTCCTCGATCTCGGTCCCGCTGCGATCGACGCACTCGAACGCGACGGAATCGTCTAG
- a CDS encoding ammonium transporter: protein MDTGDTAWILTATALVIMMTAPGLALFYGGLVRRTNVLSVLMQCIMCMAAISIAWIVIGYSLAFGEGNAFIGDLSMVGLAGVGVEPREGGTIPHLLFMMFQGTFAIITPALIVGAFAERMKFSAFLIFTVLWSILIYAPLCHWVWGGGWLAADGALDFAGGTVVHISSGVSALAAALLLGKRIGYGQEPLPPHNLPFTVAGAALLWVGWFGFNAGCALGANGSAAIAFVTTNTAAAAATLAWVFVEWMNRGKPTVLGAASGAVAGLVAITPAAGYVSPMSAIAIGAGAGILCYFGIRLKEMLGADDALDVVGIHGVGGTWGAIATGIFADAAFGDKDGLLYGNPGQLWIQVEGVLATMAFCFVGAIIILKLTDMLVGLRVTDEGEMAGLDLTEHSERAYGSID from the coding sequence ATCGACACGGGGGACACGGCGTGGATTCTCACGGCGACGGCCCTAGTCATCATGATGACCGCTCCCGGCCTCGCGCTCTTCTACGGCGGCCTCGTGCGACGCACGAACGTCCTGAGCGTCCTCATGCAGTGCATCATGTGCATGGCCGCAATCAGCATCGCCTGGATCGTGATCGGCTACTCGCTGGCCTTCGGCGAAGGCAATGCCTTCATCGGCGACCTCAGCATGGTCGGTCTCGCCGGCGTCGGCGTCGAGCCGCGTGAAGGAGGCACGATCCCGCACCTGCTCTTCATGATGTTCCAGGGAACATTCGCGATCATCACCCCGGCGCTCATCGTCGGCGCGTTCGCCGAGCGGATGAAGTTCAGCGCGTTCCTGATCTTCACCGTGCTGTGGTCGATCCTGATCTACGCGCCGCTTTGCCACTGGGTGTGGGGCGGCGGCTGGCTCGCCGCGGACGGTGCGCTCGACTTCGCCGGAGGCACGGTCGTGCACATCAGCTCCGGCGTCTCGGCCCTCGCCGCAGCGCTCCTCCTCGGGAAGCGAATCGGCTACGGCCAGGAGCCGCTTCCGCCGCACAACCTTCCGTTCACGGTCGCCGGCGCCGCCCTCCTCTGGGTTGGATGGTTCGGCTTCAACGCCGGCTGCGCGCTCGGCGCGAACGGCTCGGCGGCCATCGCCTTCGTCACGACCAACACCGCGGCCGCGGCCGCGACTCTGGCCTGGGTGTTCGTGGAGTGGATGAATCGGGGCAAGCCCACGGTGCTCGGCGCCGCCTCCGGCGCCGTCGCCGGCCTCGTCGCGATCACACCGGCCGCGGGCTACGTGAGCCCGATGTCCGCGATCGCCATCGGCGCGGGCGCCGGCATCCTCTGCTACTTCGGTATCCGCCTGAAGGAGATGCTCGGAGCCGACGATGCGCTCGACGTGGTCGGCATTCACGGCGTCGGCGGCACGTGGGGCGCGATCGCAACGGGCATCTTCGCGGACGCGGCGTTCGGCGATAAGGACGGCCTGCTCTACGGAAACCCGGGTCAGCTCTGGATCCAGGTCGAGGGCGTGCTCGCGACGATGGCATTCTGCTTCGTCGGTGCCATCATCATACTCAAGCTCACGGACATGCTGGTCGGCCTCCGCGTCACCGACGAGGGCGAAATGGCCGGACTCGACTTGACCGAGCACAGCGAGCGAGCCTACGGCTCGATCGACTGA